Proteins encoded together in one Candidatus Binatia bacterium window:
- a CDS encoding carboxymethylenebutenolidase produces the protein MAEIRRDKRVPRGSSRQDPTHPLLSRRRFLARTLAAGFALAVRPIAASTIRTGTAGLREGEVSFSSGGTRIPAYRALPEGAGPFPVVLLVHEIFGLHEYVRDVARRLAREGYYALAPDLFARQGDPRRLASIPEIVEKIVRRVPDAQVLSDLDAAVAWLDGLPEARTASLGITGFCWGGRIVWLYAAHSERLDAGVAWYGRLVGEPSDTTPKHPVDVVGALRAPVLGLYGGKDPGIPLETVDRMREELRKFAKPSEIVVYPEAPHGFHADYRPSYRKEAAEDGWRKMLDWFRKHGVG, from the coding sequence ATGGCGGAGATACGCAGAGACAAGCGAGTTCCCCGCGGCTCATCCCGGCAGGATCCGACACACCCTCTCCTCAGCCGAAGGCGTTTTCTGGCGCGGACCCTGGCTGCGGGGTTCGCGCTTGCCGTGCGCCCGATTGCCGCGAGCACGATCCGAACGGGTACTGCCGGCCTCCGCGAAGGCGAGGTGTCGTTCTCGTCGGGGGGTACCCGGATTCCGGCCTACCGCGCGCTTCCCGAGGGGGCCGGGCCTTTCCCCGTCGTGCTCCTGGTCCACGAGATCTTCGGCCTCCACGAGTACGTTCGGGACGTCGCGAGAAGGCTTGCGCGGGAAGGCTACTACGCGCTCGCGCCCGACCTCTTCGCGCGACAGGGTGACCCGCGCCGCCTCGCGAGCATCCCGGAAATCGTCGAGAAAATCGTCCGCCGGGTCCCCGACGCGCAGGTGCTCTCCGATCTCGACGCTGCAGTAGCCTGGCTCGACGGCCTACCCGAAGCCCGGACGGCGAGCCTCGGCATCACGGGGTTTTGCTGGGGCGGCAGGATCGTCTGGCTTTACGCGGCACACAGCGAGCGGCTCGACGCAGGGGTCGCGTGGTACGGAAGGCTCGTCGGCGAGCCGTCGGATACCACGCCGAAGCACCCCGTCGACGTCGTCGGAGCCCTCCGAGCTCCCGTGCTGGGTCTCTACGGAGGAAAGGATCCGGGAATTCCGCTCGAAACGGTGGATCGAATGCGGGAAGAGTTGCGGAAGTTCGCCAAACCCTCGGAAATCGTCGTCTACCCCGAAGCGCCCCACGGATTCCACGCCGATTACCGCCCGAGCTACCGGAAGGAAGCCGCGGAAGACGGATGGCGGAAGATGCTCGATTGGTTCCGCAAGCACGGAGTGGGCTAG
- the comM gene encoding ATP-dependent protease: MQARVWSSALFGLEADVVEVEVDVSPGLPSMTVVGLPATAVRESMERVRAALRASGFEFPTRRITVNLAPADLRKEGSAYDLPIALGILAASGQVPFGSLADCVFLGELSLDGRVKRVRGALPVAASMARKGFRRIFLPAANSAEASVAPQIEVLPVRTLEEAVACLRGEAPIEPVRTEATRLLASAPPPELDFRDVRGQEHAKRALEIAAAGGHNVLLIGPPGSGKTMLARRLPSILPPPTLAEALETTQLYSAAGLMDGRALSVHRPFRAPHHTASHAGLVGGGTVPRPGEISLAHNGVLFLDELPEFRRSVLELLRQPLEERRITISRARHSVTFPANVMLVAAMNPCPCGHYGDPHHECRCLLPDVQRYRNRISGPLLDRIDIHLEVPPLRFRDLAESADGESSEAIRRRVERARATQLVRFRSTGIFSNAQMADDAIGRHCRLDAPSRNLLEKAVEALGLSARAYSRILKVARTIADLEGSEHLRPAHVAEAIQYRSLDRRL, translated from the coding sequence ATGCAAGCGCGAGTCTGGTCGAGTGCGCTCTTCGGCCTGGAGGCCGACGTCGTCGAGGTCGAGGTCGACGTTTCGCCGGGTTTGCCTTCCATGACCGTGGTGGGCCTTCCCGCCACCGCGGTGCGCGAAAGTATGGAGCGAGTCCGCGCGGCGCTGAGAGCTTCGGGCTTCGAGTTCCCGACGCGACGCATCACGGTGAACCTGGCCCCCGCGGACCTGCGGAAGGAGGGGTCGGCGTACGACCTTCCCATCGCTCTCGGGATCCTCGCGGCCTCGGGACAGGTTCCGTTCGGGAGCCTCGCCGACTGCGTGTTCCTCGGGGAGCTTTCCCTCGACGGTCGGGTAAAGCGTGTCCGAGGTGCCCTGCCCGTCGCGGCTTCCATGGCCCGCAAGGGGTTTCGCCGCATCTTCCTCCCCGCGGCGAACTCGGCGGAAGCTTCGGTGGCACCGCAAATCGAGGTCTTGCCCGTCCGGACGCTCGAAGAAGCGGTCGCTTGTCTCCGGGGCGAGGCTCCGATCGAGCCGGTTCGCACGGAAGCCACACGACTCTTGGCGAGCGCCCCTCCGCCGGAGCTCGACTTCCGGGACGTCAGGGGACAGGAACACGCGAAACGAGCCCTCGAAATCGCGGCAGCCGGCGGGCACAACGTGCTGCTCATCGGCCCGCCGGGCTCCGGAAAGACGATGCTGGCCCGTCGCCTTCCGTCGATCCTGCCTCCGCCCACCCTGGCCGAAGCGCTCGAGACGACGCAGCTCTACAGCGCCGCGGGACTCATGGACGGCCGGGCTCTTTCCGTTCACCGTCCTTTCCGTGCTCCGCACCACACCGCGAGCCACGCGGGACTCGTGGGAGGAGGGACCGTTCCGAGACCCGGGGAAATCTCGCTCGCCCACAACGGTGTCCTGTTCCTCGACGAGCTACCCGAGTTCCGGCGGAGCGTCCTCGAACTCCTCCGGCAGCCCCTCGAAGAACGAAGAATCACGATTTCCCGTGCCCGGCACTCCGTCACCTTTCCCGCGAACGTCATGCTCGTCGCCGCCATGAATCCCTGCCCCTGCGGCCACTACGGTGACCCTCACCACGAGTGCCGGTGTCTTCTCCCCGACGTGCAGCGTTACCGGAACCGCATCTCGGGGCCGCTCCTCGACAGGATCGACATCCACCTCGAAGTCCCGCCGCTTCGCTTCCGGGACCTGGCCGAAAGCGCGGACGGTGAAAGCTCGGAGGCCATCCGGCGCCGCGTGGAGCGAGCCCGAGCCACTCAGCTCGTACGGTTCCGGAGCACGGGAATTTTCTCGAACGCTCAAATGGCCGACGACGCCATCGGTCGCCACTGCCGCCTCGACGCTCCGAGCCGCAATCTCCTCGAAAAGGCGGTCGAGGCTCTCGGGCTCAGTGCGCGCGCGTACTCCCGCATCCTCAAAGTGGCCCGGACGATCGCCGACCTCGAAGGCTCGGAGCACCTGCGTCCGGCCCACGTCGCCGAGGCCATCCAGTACCGCAGCCTGGACCGAAGGCTCTAG
- a CDS encoding transcriptional regulator → MSAERVRPGKVRDRGVSRGTSVADLVALAQEAAFDSRLWPEFLLRLSGRIGGEAPAVFLATYPEDRTVFSFSSGIDPKWARAYDTHYIAFDLRRPKIQSLAEGVSFRGDRLVPDSELLRSTFYNEFLKPQGFFQIAGCVPWKRDGHLAVLRLLRSRKDPRFGSEELRILRTLAPHVGYALRVALLRDEQSLSGALSVVEALRTPAFLLGPGGKALGWNPAAEKLLAAGRPVRIGHGGILLPADPRGCDAFAKLLSDALGRGGTTPVAGTMTLEDGRSWPFDVLVVPVPDGVFVREDRRPAALVFVSDPSRKIRIAPRRLARHLGVTLAEAAVVSDLVAGLSLEVSARRQGISPHTARTHLKRALQKTESKRQVDLVRRVLASPALFSVLEEAED, encoded by the coding sequence GTGTCAGCCGAACGAGTCCGGCCGGGCAAGGTGCGAGACCGCGGGGTTTCCCGCGGCACGTCGGTGGCCGACCTCGTGGCCCTGGCGCAGGAAGCGGCTTTCGACTCCCGACTTTGGCCGGAGTTTCTCCTGCGCCTCTCGGGCCGCATCGGGGGCGAGGCTCCTGCGGTTTTCCTTGCCACGTACCCGGAGGACCGGACGGTTTTTTCCTTCTCGTCGGGAATCGACCCGAAGTGGGCCCGTGCGTACGACACCCACTACATCGCGTTCGACTTGCGCCGCCCGAAAATCCAATCCCTGGCCGAGGGGGTTTCCTTTCGCGGGGACCGTCTCGTTCCGGACTCGGAATTGCTTCGGTCGACCTTCTACAACGAGTTCTTGAAGCCACAGGGGTTCTTCCAGATCGCCGGCTGCGTCCCGTGGAAGCGCGACGGGCACCTGGCGGTGCTTCGTCTTCTGCGTTCGCGCAAAGACCCTCGGTTCGGCTCGGAGGAGCTCCGCATTCTGCGCACGCTTGCTCCACACGTGGGCTACGCGCTGCGTGTCGCTCTCCTGCGTGACGAGCAGTCGCTTTCGGGAGCCTTGTCGGTCGTCGAAGCCCTTCGCACCCCCGCGTTCTTGCTGGGCCCCGGCGGGAAGGCCCTCGGTTGGAACCCGGCGGCCGAGAAACTGCTCGCGGCCGGGCGGCCGGTGCGAATCGGCCACGGAGGAATTCTGCTGCCTGCCGATCCGCGCGGCTGCGACGCATTTGCGAAACTCCTCTCCGACGCGCTCGGCAGGGGAGGGACGACGCCGGTGGCGGGCACGATGACGCTCGAGGACGGCAGGTCGTGGCCTTTCGACGTTCTGGTCGTCCCCGTGCCCGACGGGGTGTTCGTGCGAGAGGACCGCCGTCCGGCGGCTCTCGTTTTCGTGTCCGACCCGTCCCGGAAAATCCGCATCGCGCCGCGGCGGCTCGCCCGGCACCTCGGCGTCACGCTGGCCGAGGCGGCGGTGGTGTCCGACCTGGTCGCGGGGCTCTCCCTGGAGGTGTCGGCGAGACGTCAGGGAATTTCGCCGCACACGGCGAGGACCCACCTGAAAAGGGCGCTGCAGAAAACGGAAAGCAAACGACAGGTCGACCTGGTGCGCCGTGTGCTCGCGAGCCCCGCGCTCTTTTCCGTTCTGGAAGAGGCCGAGGACTGA
- a CDS encoding diguanylate cyclase, producing the protein MDPNAKKTALRMIPYGLYVLTARSDEGQVAAATVNWVTQASFEPPLVVVGVKVDSSAHAVIKRSKAFCLNVLGKGQQQLAFTFFKPAQHEGDRISGEKYRSGSTGSPVLESCPAYVECRLTDTIEKGDHSIFVGEVVAAGLHKEIEGRPDDATLWLKDLGEKTFYGG; encoded by the coding sequence ATGGATCCGAACGCGAAAAAGACCGCCCTCAGAATGATTCCCTACGGCCTCTACGTCCTCACGGCGAGGAGCGACGAAGGACAGGTCGCCGCGGCCACGGTCAACTGGGTCACGCAAGCCTCTTTCGAACCTCCGCTCGTCGTCGTGGGCGTCAAGGTCGATTCTTCGGCGCACGCGGTCATCAAGCGGTCGAAGGCCTTCTGCCTCAACGTTCTCGGCAAGGGACAGCAACAACTCGCCTTCACCTTTTTCAAACCCGCGCAACACGAAGGCGACAGGATCAGCGGAGAAAAGTACCGCTCCGGGTCGACGGGCTCGCCCGTCCTCGAAAGCTGCCCCGCGTACGTGGAGTGCCGACTCACGGACACGATCGAGAAAGGTGATCACTCGATTTTCGTGGGCGAAGTCGTGGCGGCCGGCCTCCACAAGGAAATCGAGGGCAGGCCGGACGACGCTACGCTCTGGCTCAAGGACCTCGGCGAGAAAACCTTCTACGGCGGCTAG
- a CDS encoding acetylglucosamine-6-sulfatase, which produces MVARPLVQGRKAGRLRTRREVLRAGTKSALGILGAAVASFVPEVRRGRAARRVTRPNFVVVLSDNHRADAIGIAGHPFVRTPALDRLAREGVRFERAYCTTPLCSPARASFLTGLYAYRHGVKNHTTQASWDEKLVTFFELLQSQAGYRNGFVGKWHMPASPLPRLRGVERFVTFTIEGGQGRYFDCPLVVDGRPEPSRRRYITEELTDRAIDFVREGPEPFCLYLAHKAVHHPWKPPPDLEGIYSDEPVHLPKGANSWTGFTNGQIWGGFDRPVESAYRAYMETVTGMDREIGRLLRFLDDRGLAGRTFVLYASDNGFLFGEHKRVELRWPFEEVIRIPWIVRWPQGVERPGRVARQMVLNLDLAPTLLELAGLDVPDWMQGRSFLPVLADPDAPGRRAWLVENYREFPYRVPGYQGVHTERYLYVEYEGCWKPSLHDLLNDPKQERDLYGTEEGDRVLPELRRLLAGLRHGEKFDA; this is translated from the coding sequence GTGGTAGCGCGGCCCCTCGTGCAGGGGCGCAAGGCCGGAAGGCTCCGGACGCGGAGGGAAGTCCTCCGGGCTGGTACGAAGTCGGCTCTCGGGATTCTCGGGGCTGCCGTGGCTTCTTTCGTACCGGAGGTGCGACGCGGGCGTGCAGCCCGGAGAGTCACGCGTCCGAACTTCGTGGTCGTCCTTTCCGACAACCACCGGGCCGACGCGATCGGGATCGCCGGGCACCCCTTCGTTCGGACCCCGGCACTCGACCGTCTGGCACGCGAAGGGGTACGGTTCGAACGCGCCTACTGTACGACGCCCCTCTGCAGCCCCGCGCGGGCGAGTTTTCTCACGGGCCTTTACGCCTACCGCCATGGTGTCAAGAACCACACGACGCAGGCGAGTTGGGACGAGAAGCTCGTCACTTTTTTCGAGCTTTTGCAAAGCCAGGCCGGGTACAGGAACGGGTTCGTCGGAAAGTGGCACATGCCCGCCTCGCCACTCCCCCGCCTCCGCGGAGTCGAGCGGTTCGTCACGTTCACGATCGAGGGCGGGCAGGGGCGCTACTTCGACTGCCCGCTGGTCGTCGACGGCCGCCCCGAACCGTCGCGCAGACGCTACATCACGGAAGAACTGACCGACCGTGCCATCGACTTCGTACGCGAAGGGCCCGAGCCCTTCTGCCTCTACCTGGCCCACAAGGCCGTCCACCATCCCTGGAAGCCTCCGCCGGACCTCGAGGGGATCTACTCGGACGAACCGGTCCACCTTCCGAAGGGGGCGAACTCCTGGACGGGTTTTACGAACGGTCAGATCTGGGGCGGGTTCGACCGCCCCGTCGAGAGTGCCTACCGCGCATACATGGAGACGGTGACGGGAATGGATCGGGAGATCGGCCGGCTCCTTCGTTTCCTGGACGACCGGGGGCTCGCGGGTCGCACGTTCGTTCTCTACGCGAGCGACAACGGTTTCCTCTTCGGGGAACACAAGCGCGTGGAGCTTCGCTGGCCGTTCGAAGAGGTGATTCGCATCCCCTGGATCGTGCGTTGGCCGCAAGGCGTGGAGAGACCGGGTCGCGTGGCGCGCCAGATGGTCCTCAATCTCGACCTCGCCCCGACCCTTCTCGAACTGGCCGGGCTCGACGTGCCCGACTGGATGCAAGGCCGGAGCTTTCTTCCCGTCCTGGCGGACCCCGATGCCCCCGGGCGGAGGGCCTGGCTCGTCGAGAACTACAGGGAGTTTCCCTACCGTGTGCCCGGCTACCAGGGAGTTCACACGGAGCGCTACCTCTACGTGGAGTACGAGGGCTGCTGGAAACCCTCGCTCCACGACCTCTTGAACGATCCGAAGCAAGAACGCGACCTGTACGGTACCGAAGAAGGCGATCGAGTGCTTCCCGAACTCCGGCGCTTGCTCGCGGGTCTCCGGCACGGCGAGAAGTTCGATGCATGA
- a CDS encoding aldehyde ferredoxin oxidoreductase — protein MDRILRVDMTNLRVREEPYPAEWAALGGRALGSRILLREVDPKCDPLGPDNKVVFAPGSLAGSAAPTSGRMSVCAKSPLTGGIKEANAGGQPGQKLMRLGYRAVVVEGQPKDPEKRYVLTITKDGARIDEAQDLKGLRTYACCEKLSGRTSKRAAFIVCGPAGELRFRGASVALTDQDNRYPTRHAARGGLGAVMGAKGLKAIVVDDEGTSARTPKDPKTFKELVTNMTKAYKAGPQLFALGTSASVPIANMLHTFPTRNRREMQFEDADKIDGARIVENFETRGGGMHNCMSGCIVRCSNVVHGPDKSYVTSALEFETIALMGSNCAVGDIDKIAKMDRLCDELGLDTIETGGAFAVAMDGGKIAFGDADAMIRLLEAVDKGSDELAVAVANGVVATGKKYGVPRIPAVKGQGIPAWEPRTLPATGVTYCTSPMGADHTAGLVIGAPDNDLARASQQAQIVNAVCDSSGFCQFMQPTLEEMRRLFNAMYGLDLTEDDIVDYGWQCLQEEWEFNRKAGFTEADDRLPEWMSTEAVPSNGAVFQVPPEEIRRVYTKMEKTPEFLAMKAVG, from the coding sequence ATGGATCGAATTCTGCGCGTGGACATGACGAATCTTCGGGTTCGAGAGGAACCCTATCCCGCCGAGTGGGCGGCGCTCGGCGGCCGAGCACTGGGCTCGCGCATCCTTCTCCGAGAGGTGGACCCGAAGTGCGACCCTCTGGGCCCGGACAACAAGGTGGTTTTCGCGCCTGGCTCGCTCGCAGGCTCCGCGGCTCCGACGTCGGGACGGATGAGCGTCTGCGCGAAGAGCCCTCTCACGGGGGGCATCAAAGAAGCCAACGCCGGGGGACAGCCGGGACAGAAACTCATGCGACTCGGCTACCGGGCCGTCGTGGTCGAAGGACAACCGAAGGACCCGGAAAAACGCTACGTGCTGACCATCACGAAAGACGGCGCGCGCATCGACGAAGCGCAGGATCTCAAGGGGCTGCGCACGTATGCCTGCTGCGAGAAACTCTCCGGGCGAACGAGCAAGCGAGCCGCCTTCATCGTCTGCGGGCCGGCCGGAGAGCTCCGCTTCCGCGGGGCTAGCGTCGCGCTCACCGACCAGGACAACCGCTATCCCACGCGACACGCCGCGCGGGGAGGTCTCGGCGCGGTCATGGGTGCCAAGGGGCTCAAAGCCATCGTCGTGGACGACGAGGGCACGAGTGCACGGACACCGAAGGACCCGAAGACGTTCAAGGAACTCGTCACGAACATGACGAAAGCCTACAAGGCCGGTCCCCAGCTCTTCGCGCTCGGCACGTCGGCCAGCGTCCCCATCGCGAACATGCTCCACACCTTCCCCACCCGGAACCGTCGGGAGATGCAGTTCGAGGACGCCGACAAAATCGACGGTGCGCGCATCGTCGAGAACTTCGAGACGCGGGGCGGCGGCATGCACAACTGCATGAGCGGCTGCATCGTCCGCTGTTCCAACGTGGTCCACGGACCCGACAAATCCTACGTCACGTCGGCGCTCGAGTTCGAGACGATCGCCCTCATGGGTTCGAACTGCGCGGTGGGAGACATCGACAAAATCGCGAAAATGGACCGCCTCTGCGACGAGCTCGGACTCGACACGATCGAAACCGGCGGAGCTTTCGCCGTGGCGATGGACGGCGGGAAGATCGCCTTCGGGGACGCCGACGCGATGATTCGGCTCCTGGAAGCCGTCGACAAGGGAAGCGACGAGCTCGCCGTCGCGGTCGCGAACGGCGTCGTGGCCACGGGTAAGAAATACGGAGTTCCCCGCATCCCCGCCGTCAAGGGCCAGGGAATTCCGGCGTGGGAACCGCGGACGCTTCCGGCCACGGGCGTCACCTACTGCACGAGCCCCATGGGGGCGGACCACACCGCCGGTCTCGTGATCGGAGCCCCGGACAACGACCTTGCGCGAGCCTCCCAACAGGCCCAGATCGTCAACGCCGTCTGCGACTCGAGCGGGTTCTGCCAGTTCATGCAGCCCACGCTCGAGGAGATGCGGCGTCTTTTCAACGCCATGTACGGCCTCGACCTCACGGAGGACGACATCGTGGACTACGGGTGGCAGTGCCTCCAGGAGGAGTGGGAGTTCAACCGGAAAGCGGGCTTCACCGAGGCCGACGACCGCCTTCCCGAGTGGATGTCGACCGAAGCCGTGCCTTCGAACGGCGCCGTCTTCCAGGTGCCGCCCGAAGAAATCCGGCGAGTCTACACGAAGATGGAAAAGACGCCGGAGTTTCTCGCCATGAAGGCCGTGGGCTGA